From Candidatus Hydrogenedentota bacterium:
TCAAAATGCCGCGCAGCGCTGCCAAGACCGGAAGAAGGGCCGCCTGATTTTCAAGACAGATGTCCCTCCATATTTCAGGGCTGGATAAGGCGATGCGGGTCGTATCGAGAAAACCGTTGCCGATAATATCTTTCGAAGCGCCGCCTGCCTGTGCCGCCAGAGCCAAGGCCGTGGCAACAACATGGGGCGCATGGCGCGGTCGCGCCAGTAAGGCATCATGAAGGGGAACGTCCAAATCCACTACGCGCGCACCACAGGCACGCCACAAGGCGCAGACCCGTTCCCGTGCCTCGGTGTGGAGGGACGAATCTTTTTCGATAAGACAGACTTGATCTTGATAGAGGTCGGCGCGGCCGTAGGCGGGGCCAAAAGTTTCCGCGCCCGCCATGGGATGACAGCCGATAAAACGGCGCGGAGACGGACAGACCTGCGCCGCATGGGCACAAATAGCGCCCTTGGTACTGGCTACGTCGAGAATAATCGCGTGGGGAGAAGAGGCGGCCAAGACTTGATCCAACATGGGAATCACGAGCCGGACAGGCGTGGCGATCACAATCAATTCTGCGTCGGCGACACCCTCCGCTACATCGGTGGTAA
This genomic window contains:
- a CDS encoding prephenate dehydrogenase; amino-acid sequence: TTDVAEGVADAELIVIATPVRLVIPMLDQVLAASSPHAIILDVASTKGAICAHAAQVCPSPRRFIGCHPMAGAETFGPAYGRADLYQDQVCLIEKDSSLHTEARERVCALWRACGARVVDLDVPLHDALLARPRHAPHVVATALALAAQAGGASKDIIGNGFLDTTRIALSSPEIWRDICLENQAALLPVLAALRGILSDFERALAAADASAIEAYFQQGADARRDVTET